In a genomic window of Aggregatimonas sangjinii:
- a CDS encoding sulfatase-like hydrolase/transferase: MLNIKFVLLSFLGLSTFTSAQEIIIGKEKPNIVLIYVDDLGYGDIGINGAIGVETPNTDKLAANGINFTDAHSAAATCTPSRYSLLTGQYAFRSKAQIIDGDASLIINPEVRTLPDMLKHAGYSTGVVGKWHLGLGNGNTNWNGRVHPGPKEVGFDYSFLIPSTGDRVPTVYLENQKVVGLSANDPIHVSYTERLDGYPIGTEHPELLKQHTDSQHLGSIINGISRIGYMKGGESALWVDEEIPFVLTNRANSFINTHAEKPFFLFFSLHDIHQPRIANIKFVEASSMGPRGDVIAQMDWCVGQVMGQLEKLGLTKDTMIIFTSDNGPILDDGYLDYAPELVGDHSPGGGFKGSKYSIYEAGTRMPTIVSWPKAINPGTSHALLSQVDLYASLAKLVGQKLEKKDAPDSEEHLNAWLGKTSEGRKVLLEEAYTFGLRMGDYKYIMPKKSNEVPEWLVNKFVDPGFSTLPLLFNLKNDRSEEHNIAAQHPKIVEQMQQQLNKILGTNESH, translated from the coding sequence ATGCTCAACATCAAATTCGTGCTGTTATCTTTTTTGGGTCTGTCAACCTTTACTTCCGCGCAGGAAATTATCATTGGTAAGGAAAAGCCTAATATCGTTCTAATTTATGTTGACGATTTGGGCTATGGTGATATTGGCATCAACGGAGCCATCGGTGTCGAAACACCAAACACTGATAAATTGGCAGCAAATGGAATAAATTTTACGGATGCCCATTCTGCGGCAGCGACCTGTACGCCATCGCGCTATTCTTTACTCACTGGTCAGTATGCTTTCAGGAGTAAAGCCCAAATAATTGATGGAGACGCATCCCTTATCATTAATCCCGAGGTACGAACCTTACCAGATATGCTCAAGCATGCCGGATATAGTACTGGTGTGGTAGGCAAATGGCACTTGGGGCTCGGCAATGGCAACACAAATTGGAACGGCAGGGTACATCCCGGTCCAAAAGAAGTCGGTTTTGATTATAGCTTTTTGATTCCATCAACAGGCGATCGAGTTCCTACGGTGTACTTGGAGAACCAGAAGGTCGTAGGGTTAAGTGCTAACGATCCGATACACGTTAGTTACACCGAACGATTGGACGGTTATCCAATCGGTACGGAACATCCTGAACTTTTAAAACAACATACAGATAGTCAACATTTGGGTAGTATTATTAACGGCATTAGCAGAATCGGTTATATGAAAGGGGGAGAAAGTGCCCTCTGGGTCGATGAAGAAATTCCTTTTGTTCTCACGAACAGGGCCAATTCCTTTATCAATACACATGCAGAAAAGCCGTTTTTTCTATTTTTTTCATTACACGACATACATCAGCCAAGAATTGCCAATATTAAATTCGTGGAAGCCAGTAGCATGGGACCAAGAGGGGATGTCATCGCCCAAATGGATTGGTGTGTAGGGCAAGTGATGGGCCAACTTGAAAAGTTAGGATTAACTAAAGACACCATGATTATTTTCACTAGTGATAATGGACCCATTCTTGACGATGGCTATTTGGACTATGCCCCGGAACTCGTCGGCGATCATAGCCCAGGTGGGGGCTTTAAAGGTTCAAAGTATTCGATTTATGAAGCGGGAACACGTATGCCTACCATCGTCTCCTGGCCAAAAGCGATAAATCCCGGTACAAGTCATGCACTACTTTCGCAAGTAGACCTGTACGCCTCCTTGGCAAAATTGGTGGGCCAAAAGCTCGAAAAGAAAGATGCTCCAGATAGCGAAGAACATTTAAACGCGTGGCTGGGCAAAACCTCTGAAGGTCGAAAAGTGCTGCTGGAGGAGGCCTATACATTCGGATTACGAATGGGCGACTATAAATACATCATGCCAAAAAAAAGCAATGAAGTTCCGGAATGGTTGGTAAATAAATTCGTTGATCCGGGATTTAGCACTTTACCACTACTTTTCAACTTAAAAAACGATCGCTCCGAAGAGCATAATATTGCAGCTCAACATCCAAAAATTGTGGAGCAAATGCAACAACAACTAAATAAAATACTTGGAACAAATGAGTCTCATTAG
- a CDS encoding sulfatase, which yields MKHILLLAFVTCFYWANAQDKPNILWVTIEDTSPQFIGAYGNENASTPVIDKLAEEGVRFTNAFSTGTVCSPSRSTIITGVRTYEMGTGHHRSSFPIPDNIRGFPYYLKEHGYYVANNSKTDYNVANVQEFTKNTWHESSTTAGWWNKKDGQPFFSVFNFPESHQSRTMSMPYEWYLKNVLDHLPEEERIGENAFEMPPFYRDSPQMRKQFARVYNSIKLTDVRIGNLLEKLEKDNLRDDTIIIFYADHGEGIPRGKTNGINLGYRVPFIIWFPDKFKHLSPWGAGGVVSDELITFEDLAPTMISIAGGKLPDYLNGRILMGNDRDDPEDYVMLSSDRADNGPDLVRSVTDGTYIYSRNFMSFMPEIRYLNYVEIAEITQQMRGDLKKGLLNPMQEKLFAPRPAEFLFNIEKDIWETNNLVLSEDHQLILQKLRNKLEDKLLQARDIHFLPEYELEILSRVGTPYDYRLDSVNYPFREIYEAAALSGRKGESILANQLLLLKSENKFVRYWASTGLLVQEKNSLKKYTAQLHGFLEDDYDPVVINIATILYQNYNSKTAKDKLITYCNRANSHLALMTINNLLYVDDKEPFIDAVQKVAELSHHTQFVKDACKDFLHVTGILDYQK from the coding sequence TCATAGACAAATTGGCCGAGGAAGGTGTACGATTTACGAATGCCTTTTCTACGGGAACCGTATGCTCGCCAAGCAGAAGCACCATAATAACCGGTGTTAGAACTTACGAAATGGGTACCGGACATCATAGAAGTTCTTTTCCCATACCTGACAATATTCGTGGATTCCCCTATTATTTGAAAGAGCATGGCTATTATGTAGCCAACAACAGTAAAACAGATTACAATGTGGCCAATGTACAAGAGTTTACCAAGAATACTTGGCATGAAAGCTCAACTACCGCAGGTTGGTGGAACAAGAAAGACGGGCAACCCTTTTTTTCAGTATTTAATTTCCCCGAATCACACCAATCCCGAACCATGTCTATGCCTTATGAATGGTATCTGAAAAATGTACTTGACCATCTTCCAGAAGAAGAACGAATTGGTGAAAATGCCTTTGAAATGCCTCCATTTTATAGAGATTCCCCTCAGATGCGTAAGCAATTTGCGCGCGTGTACAACTCCATAAAATTAACGGATGTGCGCATAGGAAATCTTCTCGAAAAACTGGAAAAGGATAATTTACGTGATGATACGATTATTATTTTTTATGCAGATCATGGCGAGGGTATCCCCAGAGGAAAGACCAACGGAATCAATCTAGGATACCGTGTGCCCTTTATCATATGGTTTCCGGATAAATTCAAACACTTGTCTCCATGGGGCGCAGGCGGTGTAGTTTCAGATGAGCTTATCACCTTTGAAGACCTTGCCCCCACTATGATAAGTATTGCGGGCGGAAAACTACCCGACTATTTGAACGGGCGTATTTTAATGGGTAATGATCGTGATGACCCTGAGGATTATGTTATGCTCTCATCGGACCGTGCGGATAATGGCCCAGATCTGGTCAGAAGTGTTACGGATGGCACCTACATCTATTCCCGCAACTTTATGTCTTTTATGCCCGAAATCCGGTATCTAAATTATGTTGAAATTGCTGAAATTACCCAGCAGATGAGAGGTGATTTGAAGAAGGGCCTTTTGAACCCTATGCAAGAAAAACTTTTCGCACCCCGCCCTGCCGAATTTCTGTTCAATATCGAAAAAGACATTTGGGAAACGAACAATCTCGTTTTAAGCGAGGACCATCAGTTAATTTTACAAAAATTACGGAACAAGCTAGAGGATAAGCTTCTCCAGGCACGTGATATTCATTTTCTGCCAGAGTATGAACTTGAAATACTGTCTAGAGTTGGTACCCCATATGATTATAGATTGGATTCTGTCAACTATCCATTCAGGGAAATCTATGAGGCTGCGGCCTTATCTGGCAGAAAAGGAGAAAGTATTCTCGCTAATCAACTATTGCTTTTAAAAAGCGAAAATAAATTTGTACGATATTGGGCCAGTACAGGCCTTTTGGTGCAGGAAAAGAATTCGCTAAAAAAATATACGGCCCAACTCCATGGTTTTTTGGAAGATGATTATGACCCTGTGGTCATAAATATCGCTACAATTTTGTACCAGAACTATAACAGTAAAACGGCTAAGGACAAACTTATAACCTATTGCAATCGGGCTAATTCGCACTTGGCCCTTATGACGATCAACAATTTGCTCTACGTAGATGATAAAGAACCCTTCATCGATGCGGTTCAGAAGGTCGCCGAACTATCCCATCATACCCAGTTTGTCAAAGACGCCTGCAAGGACTTTTTGCATGTAACGGGAATTTTAGACTATCAAAAGTAA